A stretch of the Geovibrio thiophilus genome encodes the following:
- the lnt gene encoding apolipoprotein N-acyltransferase has translation MNNLFHAAALLFVSVMLLILASPGMDRGFLAWFALVPLFILAEKRYIRPFWAGLLFGEFYYFFGISWLSFPLTDIGSAPLFVSWIVTAVFAAYLGLYYGLTAYVFARSRGSLLFVPVVFAAGEFFRGIFLTGFPWLTLGQTQYLYPELLTVTSFFGEYGLSFLIVTGNLLVYHGIRGRRHILFAAGIFLPVLLYLAGSAMPEPESGGTAKVRMIQTGVAQEEKWDEERKERVISTVQQMLLGSGFKDFDLLVLPETAYPVLVQDDAIIDLTLSTIGEDTPVLIGVMRREENGDERKYYNSAALYAGQGSAVYDKVHLVPFGEYFPMSGLFKAIDDFFFNGAHDYSKGERLSVFDLGKMKIAPMICYEGAFYRQLAAQAAAGANMVVIISNDSWFGFSHGRYQHLAVDVMRAAEFGRWIARCTQSGISAYIDPKGRIKSVMGVGESGYLDYEVNLVQGRTFFGLYGYTWLGTLLFVSLSAALIKRIRRHNKP, from the coding sequence ATGAATAACCTGTTTCATGCGGCGGCGCTGCTGTTTGTATCGGTAATGCTTCTCATTCTGGCATCTCCGGGGATGGACAGAGGGTTTTTGGCGTGGTTTGCTCTTGTGCCTTTGTTTATCCTTGCGGAAAAAAGATACATCCGCCCTTTTTGGGCAGGGCTTCTGTTCGGAGAGTTTTATTACTTTTTCGGAATCTCATGGCTGTCGTTTCCTCTGACGGATATAGGCAGTGCGCCCCTTTTTGTATCATGGATAGTTACTGCGGTTTTTGCCGCCTATCTCGGTCTGTATTACGGGCTGACGGCGTATGTTTTCGCACGGAGCAGGGGCTCGCTGCTTTTTGTACCTGTTGTTTTTGCCGCGGGAGAGTTTTTCAGGGGGATTTTCCTCACAGGCTTTCCGTGGCTGACGTTGGGGCAGACTCAGTATCTGTATCCCGAACTTCTTACCGTGACCTCGTTTTTCGGGGAATACGGGCTGAGCTTTCTGATAGTTACCGGAAACCTTCTGGTTTATCACGGCATACGCGGCAGAAGGCACATTCTGTTTGCTGCGGGTATTTTTCTTCCCGTTCTGCTGTATCTGGCGGGTTCCGCTATGCCGGAGCCTGAGAGCGGAGGCACGGCGAAAGTACGTATGATCCAGACTGGCGTCGCGCAGGAGGAAAAGTGGGATGAGGAACGGAAAGAGCGGGTTATAAGCACGGTTCAGCAAATGCTTCTGGGGAGCGGGTTTAAGGATTTTGACCTGCTTGTTCTGCCGGAAACGGCTTATCCTGTTCTGGTGCAGGATGACGCTATAATAGATCTCACCCTCTCCACCATAGGGGAGGACACTCCGGTTCTCATAGGCGTTATGCGCAGGGAAGAGAACGGAGACGAAAGAAAATACTACAACAGTGCAGCTCTTTACGCAGGGCAGGGTTCCGCCGTTTACGACAAGGTGCATCTTGTCCCCTTCGGCGAATATTTCCCTATGAGCGGGCTGTTTAAGGCTATAGACGACTTCTTTTTTAACGGAGCTCATGATTACAGCAAGGGCGAACGCCTCAGCGTGTTTGATCTCGGGAAAATGAAGATAGCACCCATGATCTGCTATGAAGGCGCTTTCTACCGCCAGCTTGCGGCACAGGCAGCCGCAGGAGCGAACATGGTCGTTATAATTTCCAATGACAGCTGGTTTGGCTTCTCCCACGGGCGTTATCAGCACCTTGCCGTGGATGTTATGCGGGCAGCGGAATTCGGCAGATGGATTGCCCGCTGCACACAGTCCGGCATATCTGCCTACATTGACCCCAAAGGACGCATAAAGTCCGTCATGGGTGTGGGTGAAAGCGGTTATCTGGACTATGAAGTGAACCTTGTTCAGGGGCGGACGTTCTTCGGTTTATACGGCTATACATGGCTTGGAACGCTATTATTTGTGAGCTTATCGGCAGCACTTATAAAGCGGATTCGCAGACATAATAAGCCTTGA
- the truA gene encoding tRNA pseudouridine(38-40) synthase TruA, whose amino-acid sequence MFNRKCIVEYDGTDFCGWQAQKEVRTVQMEIENALETMYKDRLFAIGSGRTDAGVHALNQVFNFRTDKHIPLSGFVMGINTLLPKDIAVKHAEDVHEDFHSQKSAVSKTYMYRLLVRWTPSALDRNRVWWLKKKPDTALIRELLRAVEGEHDFACFCAAEGMKENTVRTIYHTKVYEDGDYISLEINGSGFLHMMIRIITGTVVRGAFRGQKPSDMLEIIRGKDRRKAGMTAPACGLYLKEVFY is encoded by the coding sequence ATGTTTAACAGAAAATGTATTGTGGAATATGACGGAACGGACTTCTGCGGCTGGCAGGCACAGAAGGAAGTGCGTACCGTTCAGATGGAGATAGAGAACGCTCTTGAGACGATGTATAAAGACAGGCTTTTTGCCATAGGTTCAGGGAGAACGGACGCAGGGGTGCATGCCCTGAATCAGGTTTTCAACTTCCGCACGGATAAGCACATTCCCTTAAGCGGCTTTGTGATGGGTATCAACACGCTTCTTCCCAAAGATATTGCGGTGAAGCATGCTGAGGATGTACACGAGGACTTCCATTCCCAGAAATCCGCCGTGAGCAAAACATATATGTACAGGCTCCTTGTCCGCTGGACACCTTCGGCTCTGGATAGGAACAGAGTCTGGTGGCTTAAGAAAAAACCGGATACGGCACTGATCAGGGAGCTTCTGAGGGCTGTTGAGGGTGAGCATGATTTCGCCTGCTTCTGCGCTGCGGAGGGGATGAAGGAGAATACGGTAAGAACGATTTATCATACAAAGGTGTACGAAGACGGAGATTACATCAGCCTTGAGATAAACGGCAGCGGTTTTCTGCACATGATGATACGGATTATAACCGGAACAGTTGTCAGGGGCGCTTTTCGGGGGCAGAAGCCTTCGGATATGCTGGAGATTATCCGCGGAAAGGACAGACGAAAGGCGGGGATGACCGCTCCCGCCTGCGGGTTATACTTAAAGGAAGTATTCTATTAG
- the tatA gene encoding twin-arginine translocase TatA/TatE family subunit — protein MGSVGSQQILIILIIALVIFGAGKLPQIGDGLGKAIRNFKKSAKDAEDALDITPETEKKKIENENKDA, from the coding sequence ATGGGTTCAGTAGGTTCTCAGCAGATTCTGATCATCCTTATAATCGCTCTGGTTATATTCGGTGCGGGCAAACTTCCTCAGATCGGTGACGGTCTCGGAAAAGCCATAAGGAACTTTAAAAAGTCCGCAAAGGATGCAGAAGACGCCCTCGATATTACTCCGGAAACGGAGAAAAAGAAAATCGAGAACGAAAACAAAGACGCCTGA
- a CDS encoding energy-coupling factor transporter transmembrane component T family protein: protein MAGGTFGSYIDTDSPLHRLHPAVKAVSVIILTITAGTVKSSSGLFYFGAVFLAVLFVSKIKPLFFLRALVPLSPVLAVSFASHWFFGVRDTEYSLFIVFRLTLLIFFSSLLTFLIRTDDLTALFYRVFRIIPFTDAKGLSVSLGCALSFVPVFFSFFKPSGGRRIGRLFSVKEFLAPLAEKALSHSGDSVQAMFENFDERMRLPYMKKADYTAVFCIIILSAGGYYV from the coding sequence GTGGCTGGCGGAACTTTCGGTTCTTACATAGATACGGATTCCCCTCTTCATAGGCTGCATCCCGCTGTTAAGGCGGTTTCTGTTATTATATTGACGATTACGGCCGGAACGGTGAAGTCATCTTCCGGTCTGTTTTATTTCGGAGCTGTTTTTCTTGCGGTTCTCTTTGTCTCAAAGATTAAACCCCTGTTTTTTCTGAGGGCGCTTGTGCCGCTTTCTCCTGTTCTTGCTGTCTCCTTCGCCAGTCACTGGTTTTTCGGTGTGAGGGATACGGAGTATTCCCTTTTCATAGTGTTCAGGCTCACGCTTCTTATCTTTTTTTCATCCCTGCTCACGTTTCTTATCAGAACAGATGATCTCACAGCGCTTTTTTACCGTGTGTTCCGGATTATCCCGTTTACCGATGCCAAGGGATTGAGCGTTTCCCTCGGCTGTGCTCTCAGCTTTGTTCCTGTGTTCTTCTCCTTTTTCAAGCCCTCAGGCGGAAGGCGCATAGGCAGGCTCTTCTCCGTTAAGGAGTTTCTGGCTCCGCTGGCGGAGAAGGCACTCAGTCATTCAGGAGATTCGGTTCAGGCTATGTTTGAGAACTTTGATGAGCGGATGCGGCTTCCGTATATGAAAAAGGCGGATTATACTGCCGTCTTTTGCATAATCATTCTTTCCGCCGGCGGGTACTATGTTTAA